CACGCAATTGCACGATGTTACTACTCTTCAGGGCTTGGCTTGTGTGCTGGTCATTCCGGCCTTGGGCGTCGTCGGTTTTCCGGATTTGGAACGGCTGCAAATACCGCCGCGTCTGCCGGATATTCCCAGGGTACGTCTGGAAAACAACGACCCGCAGTTTCTGCCTTGCACGCAAAATACCGATGACGATCACCGCGAACGCCGGTACAGCAGCGAATTAAGCGATATGCCGCCGCCTTGGCAATTGCCGCAGGTGTTGCGCGGCATGCTGCAATTCGTCAGTAGCCATCGGCCCGATCTGCAATGTCTGTTTACCTTGCCGCTGGCCTATTCCGGCGAGCTGGACAGCCCGGTGCTCGACCCGGCGGCGTTGAGCGCACTGGCCGGGTATCAAGGCAATCCGGATACCGCGCAAGCATTGCGCTATGTGCAGTTTTTGTTCCCCTACTTGCGCGGGCCGCGTTTTGCCTTGCATAGTCCGGTAGGATTGATCGCCGGGCAGCAGGCGGCGGTGGCCCGTCGCGACGGCCCTTGGCGCTCGATGGCGGCCAAGCCCTTAAACACTGATGCCTTGCCCTATCCGCGTTTGTCCATCGCCCAAACGATGGGCTTGCGCGATAAACCCGGCATCAGTGTGCTCAACTACCGCAACGCAGTTAGCGGCGGCGCGCAACTTAGCCTTGATGACGAGCGTCTGGTGGTGCCGGCCTTGCCGGTCGCCGATTATCCGTTCGACCGCCAGCGTTACGATGGTTTTCGCTCGGCGGAAGTGATGCGTTTCCTGGGTTTTTTGCGCCGGCAATTGCAGGCCTTGGGCGAGCAATTGATCTTTAATCTGGATTATCGCGATCCCCGCCCGCGTTTGCTACTGGAACAGTTTTTCCGCCGCTTGTACAGCCAGGGCGCCTTGCGCGGTGCGTCCGCCGAGCAAGCCTTTTCGATTCGCGAATCGACGCCGCAGGAAGGCGCGATGCTTTACGAAATCATGCTGGCCCCGGCGTTTCCGATAGACAGGCTGTTTCTGACCTTTGCCAATCTCAACGGCGAGTGGCGCTCGGAGGTGGTCGATGGCTGAAGTCAGCGAATTCGTCGCCTTTCGCTTCAAGGTCAATCTGTACAACAGTGATCAGAGCAGCTTGTTGTGCAGCGGTTACTTCAGCGAAGTGACCGGCTTCGAAGCGACGATGGAACCTAAGGTCATCAACGAGGGCGGCCACAATTGGGGCGAGCATCACCGCTCCGGGCCGACCAAATTCGCGCCGATTATTTTGAAACGCGGCGTTACCGACATCAACGATTTATGGTCCTGGTTCGACATCACCACCCGTCTGGCCAACTACGGCTACCGGCTGAGCGGCGAGATCATCGCGTTCGGCAATCCCAGCGTCAGCGGCGGCAACGTCACCGATAACGCGGTGTTGGTCTGGAAGCTCAGCGGCGTGCTGCCGACCAAATTCAAAGGCCCGGATTTGTCGGCCACCGCCAGCCAGGTAGCCATCGAAGAATTGCAGCTGGTGCATCAAGGCCTGGAATTGCAGCGGCCGGCGTCTGCCGGCACCCAAGGCAGGGGGGCGGCATGATAGCCATCGAACGCGGCAAACTGATTCCGGTCAACGGCGACAACGATAGTCCTGATTTGGATAACGCCATTGACGTGCAATTCAACCCGTCCAGCCTGAAAGTCAGCCTGTCTAACACCTTGAAAGAAAACGCCCGCAACGGCAACAGCCGCTCGGCGCAGTTCGTCGATAAAAGCTCGTCCAATCTGACTATAGAGTTGATTTTTGATACCACGTATATCGAAGCGCCCGGCGGCGCGGGCCAGGGTAGCGGGCAGACGGCCAGCAGTGCCGGCAGCAACAGCAGCGCCAAGAAAGCCATCGAGCAGGGTTCGGATGTGCGTTTGGAGACCAAAAAAATTGCCGATACTTTTATCAAGCCAATAGAAGACGGCAAAAAAATGAAAGCGCCCAAACGCTGCTTGTTTCAATGGGGCGCGTTCGAGTTTTTGGGTTTGGTGCAAAGCTTTGACGAAACTCTGGATTTCTTTTCCCCGGAAGGCCGGCCGTTGCGGGCTACTGTGTCCTTAAAGCTCAGCGAGGACCGCTACCAATTCCGTAACCGCGCTGTCGAACAAGCCGCCCGCAATACGCCCAGCCTGAGTTCCACCGGTGCCGGGCCGCAAGGCGGTTCCGGGCAAACGGCCGCGCCGGTGCCGGGCACTAGTGGCGAAGGCGCGGGCAATTGGCGCGATACCTCGCTGTTTAACGGCATAGAGTCGCCCAGAATGCCGTCGCTATCGGTGGTGGCGGTGCCTAGCCTGAGCTTGAGTGCTTCGGTAGGGATTAGCGGCGGCGTGGGATTTGGGGTAAGTGCCGGTGTCAACATCAGCGGCGGTATCAGCGCCAATGTTTCGGCAAGCTTGTCAGCCTCGGTGAATGTTGGTGCTGGTTCAGTCAATAGTGCAGGGGGGGCAAAAGCGGCACTACCAGCGGCGCCATCGCCAAGTCCGGCGTTTAAATTCGGCAACTCCGCCAGCCTGGGCACCGGCATCGAAGGTGCGTTTAACCCGGCTGGGAAAAAGGGCAGTCTGAATGCAGCCAACATTCAGACAGGCAGTGTGCCGCTAAGATTCGATACTGCGCAAACCTGGATTGGTGGCGTGCAAAACGGACAAGCGGTAACTGCGGCGACCGGTGGGAGACCCTTATCAACAGCCGCAGCTAACCAAGCCGGTTCGGCA
The window above is part of the Methylomonas sp. ZR1 genome. Proteins encoded here:
- a CDS encoding phage tail protein — translated: MAEVSEFVAFRFKVNLYNSDQSSLLCSGYFSEVTGFEATMEPKVINEGGHNWGEHHRSGPTKFAPIILKRGVTDINDLWSWFDITTRLANYGYRLSGEIIAFGNPSVSGGNVTDNAVLVWKLSGVLPTKFKGPDLSATASQVAIEELQLVHQGLELQRPASAGTQGRGAA